A window of the Syntrophaceae bacterium genome harbors these coding sequences:
- a CDS encoding DegQ family serine endoprotease, whose translation MAKEGSSRRTFILFLLAFLIAFFIVSFVEVLKSSFAPSGTEIPNANAVSVRAPGSFADLAEKVKPAVVNISTTKTVRSGGRGMLRSPFGQDDSMDRYFGDDFFRRFFGDTPRTFKQRSLGSGFIISSDGYIFTNNHVIEQADKILVKLSDSREFEARVIGRDAKTDLALIRIKTSDSLPVAELGDSEKIRVGDWVVAIGNPFGLDATVTAGIVSAKGRVIGAGPYDNFIQTDASINPGNSGGPLFNMEGKVVGINTAIVAQGQGIGFAIPMEMAKAILSDLKAKGKVTRGWLGISVQDVTEDLAKSMKLQDRSGALISDVFKGDPADKAGIQAGDVVTEINGKKVKDTHDLLLMIASMHVDDRISVKVLRDGVERTFQVVVEERTDSKEMARARGKDEKQDFGIAVQDITPQVARYLGIAPRSGVLVTEVREASQADEVGLQPQDIILQVNKVRVTSVRDYQREISRKSDKNTVLLQIKRGRATFYVALRK comes from the coding sequence ATGGCCAAGGAAGGCAGCAGCCGGAGAACCTTCATTCTGTTTCTCCTGGCGTTTCTGATCGCCTTTTTTATCGTCTCCTTCGTGGAGGTCCTGAAATCGTCATTCGCTCCGTCTGGGACGGAGATTCCCAACGCCAACGCCGTCAGCGTCCGGGCGCCGGGCTCCTTTGCCGATCTGGCGGAGAAGGTGAAACCGGCGGTGGTCAACATCAGCACGACCAAGACCGTCCGTTCCGGCGGCCGGGGGATGCTCCGGAGTCCCTTCGGGCAGGACGATTCCATGGATCGGTATTTTGGGGACGATTTCTTCCGCCGGTTCTTCGGCGATACACCGCGCACCTTCAAGCAGCGGAGCCTGGGCTCGGGGTTCATCATCAGTTCCGATGGATACATCTTCACCAACAATCACGTCATCGAACAGGCCGACAAGATCCTCGTGAAGCTCTCTGACAGCCGGGAGTTCGAGGCCCGGGTCATCGGCCGGGACGCCAAGACGGACCTCGCCCTCATCCGGATCAAGACCTCCGACAGCCTGCCCGTGGCGGAACTGGGAGACTCGGAGAAGATCCGGGTCGGGGACTGGGTCGTCGCCATCGGCAACCCGTTCGGCCTGGACGCGACCGTGACGGCGGGCATCGTCAGTGCCAAGGGAAGGGTGATTGGGGCCGGGCCTTATGACAACTTCATCCAGACCGACGCCTCCATCAACCCGGGCAACAGCGGCGGTCCCCTGTTCAACATGGAGGGGAAGGTCGTAGGCATCAACACGGCCATTGTGGCCCAGGGACAGGGAATCGGTTTTGCCATTCCCATGGAGATGGCCAAGGCCATTCTTTCGGATCTGAAGGCAAAAGGGAAGGTGACCAGGGGCTGGCTGGGGATCTCCGTGCAGGATGTGACGGAGGACCTGGCAAAGAGCATGAAGCTACAGGACCGGAGCGGAGCCCTGATTTCCGACGTGTTCAAGGGAGATCCCGCCGACAAGGCGGGAATCCAGGCAGGAGACGTCGTGACCGAGATCAACGGCAAGAAGGTGAAGGACACCCACGATCTCCTGCTCATGATCGCTTCGATGCATGTGGATGACCGGATTTCCGTAAAGGTGCTGCGGGACGGCGTGGAACGAACGTTCCAGGTTGTCGTGGAGGAACGGACCGACTCGAAGGAGATGGCACGAGCGAGAGGCAAGGACGAAAAACAGGACTTCGGCATCGCCGTTCAGGACATCACGCCGCAGGTGGCCCGGTACCTGGGGATCGCTCCGCGGAGCGGCGTTCTGGTGACGGAGGTTCGGGAGGCGAGCCAGGCGGACGAAGTCGGCCTGCAGCCCCAGGATATCATCCTCCAGGTGAACAAGGTGCGGGTCACTTCCGTAAGGGATTATCAACGGGAGATCTCCAGGAAGAGCGACAAGAACACGGTGCTCCTCCAGATCAAGCGGGGCCGGGCCACCTTTTACGTGGCCCTCCGGAAGTAG
- a CDS encoding 5-carboxymethyl-2-hydroxymuconate isomerase — MKIIRFADPEGRIDWGMARDDRADEAWVLKGDLFGGFEVGADCRPVRRLLCPLSPPNILALGINYRQHGDEFAMSYPEQPVLFLKATTSLIGPGDPILLPRAGAEHVDYEAELAVIIGRRAKNIAPEEAMEYIFGYACANDVSARDWQIEKQKGQWARGKSFDTFCPLGPWLVTRDEVADPGNLRIRCLVNGQALQDASTADMIFPVAAIISNLSLSMTLEPGTVILTGTPQGVGFTRKPPIFLHAGDTVTVEIEGIGTLTNPVLQENRPA; from the coding sequence ATGAAGATCATTCGTTTTGCCGATCCGGAAGGCCGGATCGACTGGGGGATGGCCCGCGACGACCGGGCGGACGAGGCATGGGTTCTGAAGGGGGATCTCTTCGGTGGTTTCGAGGTCGGCGCGGATTGCCGGCCCGTCAGGCGGCTCCTCTGCCCCCTGTCTCCACCGAACATACTTGCCCTCGGCATCAATTACCGCCAGCACGGGGATGAGTTCGCCATGTCCTATCCGGAGCAGCCGGTTCTGTTTCTGAAGGCCACGACGAGCCTCATCGGTCCGGGCGATCCGATCCTCCTTCCCCGGGCCGGTGCAGAACACGTGGATTACGAGGCGGAACTGGCGGTGATCATCGGCCGCCGGGCCAAGAACATCGCCCCGGAGGAGGCGATGGAATACATCTTCGGGTATGCCTGTGCCAACGACGTCAGTGCGCGGGACTGGCAGATCGAGAAGCAGAAAGGGCAGTGGGCCCGGGGCAAGAGTTTCGACACCTTCTGCCCGCTGGGACCCTGGCTTGTGACCCGGGACGAAGTGGCTGACCCTGGAAACCTGCGGATCCGCTGCCTGGTGAACGGGCAGGCCCTGCAGGACGCCTCCACCGCCGACATGATCTTTCCGGTGGCGGCCATTATAAGCAACCTGAGTCTTTCCATGACCCTCGAACCGGGAACGGTGATTCTCACGGGGACGCCGCAGGGCGTTGGATTCACGAGGAAGCCGCCGATTTTCCTACATGCCGGCGACACGGTAACCGTGGAGATCGAGGGAATCGGGACCCTCACCAATCCTGTTCTTCAGGAGAACCGACCGGCCTGA
- a CDS encoding lysophospholipid acyltransferase family protein, whose protein sequence is MKKKFLKWLGKTVVESGLIIPLAHNLIRGYLLLVRLEVIGEERMLSHLRGGGKAIAALWHQRVLGVVGYASRFREFKPSAIVSASRDGDLIARLVVRLNFRPVRGSSTRGGREALSAMIEDLREHPFAVHASDGPTGPRGVIKAGLIRMSQLSGAPIVPVFISFSRAWVLGSWDRMLVPKPFSTIVVRWGDPIYVPADLDGQGFEDMRLNLERSIREGQDRDDRRWGWKNLLLEGL, encoded by the coding sequence GTGAAAAAAAAGTTTCTGAAGTGGCTTGGCAAAACGGTGGTTGAATCCGGCCTCATCATCCCCCTGGCGCACAACCTGATCCGCGGTTACCTGTTGCTGGTGCGGCTTGAGGTAATCGGAGAGGAGCGGATGCTTTCCCATCTCCGGGGCGGCGGCAAGGCCATTGCTGCCCTGTGGCATCAGCGGGTTCTCGGCGTCGTGGGATACGCTTCGCGATTCCGGGAGTTCAAACCCTCGGCCATCGTCAGCGCCAGCCGGGACGGGGATCTTATCGCCCGGCTCGTGGTGCGCCTCAATTTCCGGCCTGTCCGGGGATCCAGCACGCGGGGCGGCCGGGAGGCCCTCTCGGCCATGATCGAGGACCTGCGGGAGCATCCCTTTGCCGTCCATGCCTCCGACGGCCCCACGGGACCCCGGGGGGTCATCAAGGCGGGCCTGATTCGCATGTCCCAGCTCTCCGGAGCCCCCATTGTTCCTGTGTTCATCTCCTTCAGCCGGGCCTGGGTCCTCGGCAGCTGGGACCGGATGCTGGTCCCGAAGCCCTTCAGCACGATCGTCGTCCGGTGGGGAGACCCCATCTACGTCCCGGCGGATCTCGATGGCCAGGGATTCGAAGACATGAGGCTGAACCTGGAGCGAAGCATCCGGGAGGGGCAGGATCGGGACGACCGGCGTTGGGGATGGAAAAATCTGCTTCTGGAAGGTCTATGA
- a CDS encoding endonuclease III domain-containing protein, whose protein sequence is MDSAPSTVDLYARMNAHFGDLGWWPGETPFEVAVGAILTQNTVWTSVEKAIGNLKETGCLTPEGLFGLDEAGLAERIRPAGYFRVKARRLKAFLSFLHSRYDLSLERMFRQDAGTLRDELLSVHGIGEETADSILLYAGNRPVFVVDAYTRRILARHEWIDGSETYRAVRDVVVRGLPENVPLFKQYHALFVQTGKVFCRKAEPRCEGCPVDGLGPRRSGRKGEPDRA, encoded by the coding sequence ATGGACAGCGCTCCTTCGACCGTCGATCTCTATGCAAGGATGAACGCCCATTTCGGGGACCTCGGATGGTGGCCCGGGGAGACCCCCTTCGAGGTCGCCGTCGGGGCCATCCTGACGCAGAATACGGTCTGGACGAGCGTGGAGAAGGCCATAGGGAACCTCAAGGAGACCGGCTGTCTGACCCCGGAGGGGCTCTTCGGGCTGGACGAAGCGGGACTGGCGGAACGGATCCGCCCTGCGGGGTATTTCCGCGTCAAGGCTCGCCGCCTGAAGGCATTTCTCTCTTTCCTGCATTCCCGCTACGATCTGAGCCTGGAGCGGATGTTCCGGCAGGATGCCGGGACGTTGAGAGATGAATTGCTGTCCGTTCACGGGATCGGGGAGGAGACGGCGGACAGTATTCTCCTCTACGCGGGGAACCGGCCAGTGTTCGTCGTCGACGCCTATACAAGGCGGATCCTGGCCAGGCATGAATGGATCGATGGATCGGAAACCTATAGAGCCGTTCGGGACGTGGTTGTTCGCGGCCTGCCGGAGAACGTGCCCCTCTTCAAGCAGTATCACGCGCTCTTCGTCCAGACGGGGAAGGTGTTCTGCCGGAAAGCAGAACCACGCTGCGAAGGATGTCCCGTTGACGGCCTCGGCCCGCGGCGGTCCGGACGGAAGGGAGAACCGGATCGTGCATGA
- a CDS encoding PHP domain-containing protein: MHDYTGVIHLHSEYSFDGRTPVAEMVRAARTSGVHFLALTDHACITARDRGWEGWHDGVLVLVGQEISPRFNHYLAFGPCGAVDIPDDTEEADPQSYIDRVREEGGIGFIAHPDHKGAPLFHVKHYPWKDWNVTGYNGLGIWDFMTDWQGSLTGHGKAVASYLMPGLFLRGPEQETLARWDALGRERRVPGIGECDNHNTTKRWFGVAMPVFPFARVLPILRTHILTEEPLPEEPGPAAEAVLEALAQGRSYVANDWLGSSTGFRFHAERPGGDVAMGEDAPFRSDEDCVLTVRVPGEGRIRLLRDGGLVKEEQGRLLSVPAPGPGVYRVEVRQRFWGRWRPWIYSNPVYLRGTS; this comes from the coding sequence GTGCATGATTATACAGGTGTTATCCACCTTCACTCGGAGTATTCCTTTGACGGGCGGACGCCGGTGGCCGAGATGGTCCGGGCGGCCCGGACATCGGGAGTTCATTTTCTCGCCCTGACGGACCATGCCTGCATCACCGCCCGGGACCGGGGCTGGGAAGGATGGCACGACGGCGTCCTCGTCCTCGTTGGCCAGGAGATATCACCGCGCTTCAATCATTATCTGGCGTTCGGTCCCTGCGGGGCCGTCGACATTCCCGACGACACGGAAGAAGCGGATCCGCAAAGCTACATCGACCGTGTCCGGGAAGAGGGCGGCATCGGCTTCATCGCCCACCCGGACCACAAGGGAGCCCCTCTGTTTCACGTGAAACACTATCCCTGGAAGGACTGGAACGTCACCGGTTACAACGGCCTCGGCATCTGGGATTTCATGACGGACTGGCAGGGATCCCTCACGGGACACGGAAAGGCCGTGGCGAGTTACCTGATGCCGGGCCTGTTCCTCCGAGGGCCCGAGCAGGAGACGCTGGCCCGATGGGATGCCCTGGGGCGGGAGCGACGGGTCCCGGGGATCGGCGAGTGCGACAACCACAACACGACAAAGCGCTGGTTCGGTGTGGCCATGCCGGTCTTTCCCTTTGCCCGGGTCCTGCCGATTCTGCGGACCCACATCCTGACGGAGGAACCCCTGCCGGAGGAGCCGGGGCCGGCGGCGGAAGCGGTCCTGGAAGCCCTGGCGCAGGGCCGCTCCTATGTGGCGAATGACTGGTTGGGATCCTCCACCGGGTTTCGCTTTCACGCGGAACGACCGGGTGGTGACGTCGCCATGGGAGAAGATGCCCCTTTCCGGTCCGATGAAGACTGCGTCCTCACCGTACGGGTTCCCGGGGAAGGACGGATCCGCCTGCTCCGGGACGGGGGCCTGGTAAAAGAGGAACAGGGGCGTTTGCTTTCCGTGCCGGCCCCGGGGCCCGGGGTGTACCGGGTGGAAGTCAGACAGCGATTCTGGGGACGCTGGCGACCCTGGATCTATTCAAATCCGGTTTATTTACGGGGAACGTCGTGA
- a CDS encoding phosphotransferase family protein, translating to MDYIDRTKAIRPGEELDLTRLEPYLRSAIPGLDGPMAVEQFPGGYSNLTYLIRCGGREMVLRRPPFGKKAKTAHDMGREYRVLKALRPSFPCCPEPLVYTEDESILGCPFFVMERIRGIILRRELPKGLIFTPQEARKLSENLLDVLVDLHSVDVKKAGLGDFGKPEGYVRRQVEGWSGRYRNARTPDAPDFEAVMTWLAEKQPPESDRVSLIHNDYRFDNVVLHPDDPFRVIGILDWEMATIGDPLMDLGGALAYWVEKDDSPDRQVILFGPTNLEGALTREGVIEYYLRKMGITTKAMDFYQTFGLFRLAVIAQQIYYRFYHGQTKDQRFQMMIVAVQVLEREALKLIGTSSL from the coding sequence GTGGATTACATCGATCGAACCAAGGCGATCCGCCCGGGCGAGGAACTGGATCTCACTCGCCTTGAGCCGTACCTGAGAAGCGCCATTCCCGGCCTGGACGGGCCGATGGCGGTGGAGCAGTTTCCCGGCGGTTATTCCAACCTGACCTATCTGATCCGCTGTGGCGGCCGGGAGATGGTCCTCCGCCGGCCTCCCTTCGGGAAAAAGGCCAAGACGGCCCACGACATGGGCCGGGAATACCGGGTACTCAAGGCCCTCCGGCCTTCCTTCCCCTGCTGTCCCGAACCCCTGGTCTACACGGAGGACGAATCGATCCTCGGCTGCCCCTTCTTCGTCATGGAGAGAATCCGCGGGATCATCCTCCGGCGCGAGTTGCCGAAAGGGCTCATCTTCACGCCGCAGGAGGCCCGGAAGCTCAGCGAGAATCTGCTGGATGTCCTAGTCGATCTGCACAGCGTCGACGTAAAGAAGGCCGGGCTTGGCGATTTCGGCAAACCGGAGGGGTATGTCCGGCGCCAGGTGGAGGGATGGAGCGGGCGATACCGGAACGCCCGGACGCCCGACGCTCCGGACTTCGAGGCCGTCATGACCTGGCTCGCGGAAAAACAGCCGCCCGAATCGGACCGCGTTTCGTTGATTCACAACGATTACCGCTTCGACAACGTGGTCCTTCACCCGGACGACCCCTTCCGGGTCATCGGGATCCTGGACTGGGAAATGGCCACCATCGGCGACCCCTTGATGGACCTGGGAGGCGCCCTGGCCTACTGGGTGGAAAAGGACGACTCTCCGGACCGTCAGGTCATCCTCTTCGGGCCGACCAACCTGGAGGGAGCCCTCACACGCGAGGGGGTGATCGAGTACTACCTGCGGAAAATGGGCATCACGACGAAGGCCATGGACTTCTACCAGACCTTCGGCCTCTTCCGTCTGGCCGTCATTGCCCAGCAGATCTACTATCGATTCTACCACGGCCAGACGAAGGACCAACGGTTCCAGATGATGATCGTGGCCGTCCAGGTTCTCGAGAGGGAAGCCCTGAAGCTGATCGGAACGTCATCCCTTTAA